In the Deferribacterota bacterium genome, one interval contains:
- a CDS encoding PTS system mannose/fructose/sorbose family transporter subunit IID, whose protein sequence is MKRMDKIKLLMKSLVYQGNWNYDNMQGTGFYYLLKSLRKLGYVKVDKQHLRENTGYFNTNPYFITIILGVWCKEYIDGLNTKFAKDVYSPALSGLGDRFFWHTLKPLTFIISVIICFYDPLLSLIFYLLFFNIFHFFFLYNGFDIGYNYGKNVIEWFNKIRFNKWNTYGEVVILFAAGVFLALLYKNQIYNTDYSILLIYVIILLVTLLIVKKIYISLALFVYTTLLLINLVVGLY, encoded by the coding sequence ATGAAAAGAATGGATAAAATAAAGCTGTTGATGAAGAGTTTAGTTTATCAAGGAAACTGGAATTATGATAATATGCAGGGGACTGGTTTCTATTATTTGTTAAAATCTTTAAGAAAGCTTGGTTATGTAAAAGTTGATAAACAACATTTAAGGGAGAATACAGGCTATTTTAATACGAATCCTTATTTTATAACGATTATATTAGGTGTTTGGTGTAAAGAATATATTGATGGTTTAAATACTAAATTTGCCAAAGATGTTTATAGTCCAGCGTTATCAGGTTTAGGTGATAGATTTTTTTGGCATACCCTAAAACCCTTAACATTTATTATTAGTGTGATTATCTGTTTTTACGATCCCTTGCTCTCTCTTATCTTTTATCTTCTTTTTTTTAATATTTTTCACTTTTTCTTCTTATATAATGGTTTCGATATAGGTTATAATTATGGTAAAAATGTAATTGAATGGTTTAACAAGATAAGATTTAATAAATGGAATACCTATGGCGAGGTAGTTATACTATTTGCAGCAGGTGTATTTCTTGCTTTACTATATAAAAATCAAATCTATAATACAGATTATAGCATATTGCTTATATATGTTATAATTTTACTAGTAACATTATTAATAGTTAAAAAAATATATATATCGTTGGCATTGTTTGTATATACAACACTATTGCTTATAAATTTAGTAGTGGGTTTGTATTGA
- the ptsP gene encoding phosphoenolpyruvate--protein phosphotransferase, with product MIKFTGTPSSDGIAIGTVYLIERELFRLPRYRIEKKDVENEKARLYEAIERSKEYFRKIKISSKNVITAEHAYIFDAYLMFLNDKKFINEIVNYIEKRLINAEFAVSLVVNKILKSFRDIKDEYFKERKYDFEHIAIRLINEMAGKNSDNLYGIGGNNIVVSNDISPSDAILLIKKNIKGLVLEKGSKTAHTSILARSIGIPAVVGVNSICDYVDNDDFAIIDGFTGEIIINPDDETLKRYREREERYKLYIDELNKLEDATVKTADGVDVNIFINVEINEEIKLSNRYNIKGVGLYRTEFMYLANSNISEDEQFKIFKEAILLNGDKQITIRTYDLGGDKLNREKPYDKEANPALGLRAIRYSLKNRDFFKKQLRAIYRASYYGDVKIMIPMVSGIEEIRETKRIIDEVKNELRLENKPYNDIPLGVMVEIPSLALIANLVAKEVDFFSVGSNDLIQYTLGIDRGNENVSYLYRPTHISVLMLLERILKAANKNNIEVTVCGDIASEPKYIAVLLGIGYRNLSVPPAAILRTKMIIRRLYVNQCKKLLSRLKTRITAEESELELEKFIEKNVSGIYFH from the coding sequence GTGATAAAATTTACTGGAACGCCTTCTTCAGATGGTATAGCTATTGGAACAGTTTATTTGATAGAGAGAGAGCTCTTTAGGTTGCCTAGATACCGAATAGAGAAAAAAGATGTTGAGAATGAAAAAGCACGTCTCTATGAAGCAATAGAGAGGAGTAAGGAATATTTTAGAAAAATTAAAATTTCATCAAAGAACGTTATAACTGCAGAGCATGCATATATCTTTGACGCTTATTTGATGTTTTTGAATGATAAAAAATTTATTAATGAGATTGTAAACTATATTGAGAAAAGATTGATAAATGCAGAATTTGCAGTTTCTTTAGTTGTTAATAAAATTTTAAAATCTTTTCGTGATATTAAAGATGAATATTTTAAAGAGCGCAAATATGATTTTGAACATATTGCTATTAGATTGATAAATGAGATGGCCGGTAAAAATAGTGACAACCTATATGGTATAGGAGGTAATAATATAGTTGTGTCTAATGATATATCGCCTTCTGATGCAATATTATTGATTAAGAAAAATATTAAAGGGCTAGTATTAGAGAAAGGCTCTAAAACAGCCCATACCTCAATACTTGCAAGGTCTATTGGTATTCCTGCTGTGGTAGGTGTTAACAGTATCTGCGACTATGTTGATAATGATGATTTTGCCATTATCGATGGATTTACTGGTGAGATAATTATAAATCCAGATGATGAAACACTAAAGAGATATAGGGAAAGAGAAGAACGGTATAAGTTGTATATAGATGAATTAAACAAGCTAGAGGATGCAACAGTTAAAACTGCTGATGGCGTGGATGTAAATATTTTTATAAATGTTGAGATTAATGAGGAGATAAAACTGTCTAATAGATATAACATAAAGGGTGTTGGATTATATAGGACTGAATTTATGTACCTTGCAAATAGTAATATAAGCGAAGATGAGCAATTTAAAATCTTTAAAGAAGCAATATTGTTAAATGGTGATAAGCAGATTACAATTAGAACCTATGATTTAGGAGGGGATAAGTTAAATAGAGAAAAGCCATATGATAAAGAGGCAAACCCTGCTTTGGGTCTAAGGGCTATTAGATATTCATTAAAAAATAGAGATTTTTTTAAAAAGCAACTTAGAGCAATTTATAGGGCATCCTATTATGGAGATGTTAAAATTATGATACCTATGGTTTCTGGTATTGAAGAAATTAGAGAAACTAAAAGGATAATAGATGAAGTTAAAAATGAATTGAGGCTAGAGAATAAACCCTATAATGATATCCCCCTTGGTGTAATGGTTGAGATACCATCATTAGCTTTAATAGCTAATTTAGTGGCAAAAGAGGTTGATTTTTTTAGTGTTGGCAGTAACGATCTTATTCAATATACTCTAGGAATAGATAGGGGCAATGAGAATGTTTCATACCTATATAGGCCTACTCATATTTCTGTTTTAATGCTCCTAGAGAGAATATTAAAGGCAGCAAATAAAAATAATATAGAAGTAACAGTGTGTGGAGATATAGCAAGTGAGCCAAAATATATTGCTGTTCTTTTAGGTATTGGCTATAGAAATTTAAGTGTGCCACCAGCAGCTATTCTTAGAACTAAAATGATTATTAGAAGGTTATATGTAAATCAATGTAAAAAATTATTAAGTAGGTTAAAAACAAGGATTACTGCAGAAGAGTCTGAATTAGAACTTGAAAAATTTATAGAAAAAAATGTATCAGGTATATATTTCCATTAA
- a CDS encoding HPr family phosphocarrier protein: MEEIRHIITLVNELGLHARAAAIFVKKASEFESTITVIKDGVEADGKSILSLMMLAAPKGSELELVIKGEDAKDALEALKELIYSRFGENK; the protein is encoded by the coding sequence ATGGAAGAAATTAGACATATTATAACCTTAGTTAATGAACTTGGTTTACATGCAAGAGCAGCAGCTATATTTGTGAAAAAAGCAAGTGAATTTGAATCAACTATAACTGTAATTAAGGATGGTGTTGAGGCAGATGGTAAGAGTATTTTAAGTCTAATGATGTTAGCAGCACCCAAGGGTAGTGAGTTGGAGCTTGTGATTAAGGGTGAGGATGCAAAAGATGCTTTAGAAGCACTAAAAGAACTTATTTATAGTAGATTCGGGGAGAATAAGTGA